The following proteins are co-located in the Salinigranum halophilum genome:
- a CDS encoding sensor histidine kinase, whose product MNEGGFLWGTATERAEPQVNVLVADDDDAMRQTTVKLLEATLTNAAVRGFPSAQGVLDALTDETPVDCIVSDYEMPEMSGLELLEAVRESEPDVPFIIYTGHGNEDVASDAISAGVTDYVRKSVTGGHQILANRIESAVARRRAEVERELQALAMSTVEEGIAVIDSEGRFVEVNRAYAETYGYDRDELVGESWERVNPPEENERMHLQILPALEEEGTWHGESVGLRKDGSTFVKSKSLTKLQTDGFVCAVRDVTEQRNAENALREQNERLREFARLVSHDLRNPLNVAEGYLSIVEESVGEGLEDDVERIRNAHDRMRRLIDDMLRLAREGRLVDNPQPVALTAVVETAALTVGLGNEGSYVVEADLPAVLADEERLNALFENLFGNAIEHAGPDPTVRIGSLTDDYGDCGFYVEDDGPGVPQSRHVKVFESGFTTNRSGTGFGLAIVKRIANAHGWTVSIRDGHDGGARFEFRGVDVVDDACETDETETDETETEETEADTDAVADGGDGTDESA is encoded by the coding sequence ATGAACGAGGGGGGCTTCCTCTGGGGGACCGCGACGGAGCGGGCGGAGCCGCAGGTCAACGTACTCGTCGCCGACGACGACGACGCGATGCGACAGACGACGGTCAAACTGCTCGAGGCCACGCTCACGAACGCCGCGGTCCGCGGCTTCCCCTCCGCGCAGGGCGTGCTCGACGCCCTGACCGACGAGACGCCCGTCGACTGTATCGTCTCGGACTACGAGATGCCCGAGATGAGTGGGCTGGAGCTGCTCGAAGCGGTCCGCGAGTCCGAACCCGACGTGCCGTTCATCATCTACACGGGCCACGGGAACGAGGACGTCGCGAGCGACGCGATTTCGGCGGGCGTCACCGACTACGTCCGCAAGTCGGTGACCGGCGGCCATCAGATACTCGCCAACCGCATCGAGTCGGCCGTCGCACGACGCCGCGCGGAGGTCGAGCGGGAACTCCAGGCGCTGGCGATGTCGACGGTCGAAGAGGGCATCGCCGTCATCGACAGCGAGGGACGGTTCGTCGAGGTGAACCGCGCGTACGCGGAGACGTACGGCTACGACAGGGACGAACTCGTCGGGGAGTCCTGGGAGCGGGTCAACCCGCCCGAGGAGAACGAACGGATGCACCTCCAGATCCTCCCTGCGCTCGAAGAGGAAGGGACCTGGCACGGCGAGTCCGTCGGCCTCCGAAAGGACGGGTCGACGTTCGTGAAGTCGAAGTCGCTGACGAAGCTCCAGACCGACGGATTCGTCTGTGCGGTGCGGGACGTGACCGAACAGCGCAACGCCGAGAACGCGCTCCGCGAGCAGAACGAACGCCTCAGAGAGTTCGCTCGACTCGTCTCACACGACCTCCGCAACCCGCTGAACGTCGCGGAGGGATATCTCTCCATCGTCGAGGAGTCCGTCGGCGAGGGACTCGAAGACGACGTCGAGCGGATTCGGAACGCCCACGACCGGATGCGTCGGCTCATCGACGACATGCTCCGACTCGCCCGCGAGGGACGGCTCGTCGACAACCCACAGCCGGTGGCGCTCACGGCGGTGGTCGAGACTGCGGCGCTCACCGTCGGCCTCGGGAACGAAGGGTCGTACGTCGTCGAAGCGGACCTCCCGGCGGTGTTAGCCGACGAAGAACGGCTGAACGCGCTGTTCGAGAACCTCTTCGGCAACGCAATCGAACACGCCGGGCCCGACCCGACGGTCCGTATCGGCTCGCTGACCGACGACTACGGCGACTGTGGGTTCTACGTCGAGGACGACGGTCCGGGCGTCCCACAGAGCCGGCACGTCAAGGTGTTCGAGTCGGGGTTCACCACGAACCGCTCGGGGACCGGCTTCGGCCTCGCCATCGTCAAGCGCATCGCGAACGCGCACGGCTGGACCGTCTCCATCCGGGACGGCCACGACGGAGGCGCACGGTTCGAGTTCCGCGGGGTCGACGTCGTCGACGACGCGTGTGAGACGGACGAGACCGAGACGGACGAGACCGAGACGGAAGAGACCGAGGCGGACACGGACGCCGTCGCCGACGGCGGCGACGGCACGGACGAGAGCGCGTGA
- a CDS encoding zinc-dependent alcohol dehydrogenase family protein, translating to MRAAVLTEYGEPLSIRSLDAPSPTPEGVVVRVEACGICRSDWHAWQGHGEWADDRVPRGQVLGHEPAGTVVEVGDQVRRYEVGDRVAVPFNLGDGSCSRCLSGHGNRCADGHALGFESAAPGAFAERVHVPRADYNLLALPDGVDPVDVAALGCRFMTAYHALAHRVSLPPGSWVAVHGCGGVGLSALSVASAAGHRTVAVDVRDEALALAAEVGATVTVDASRADAVDEIRAVTDGGADVSLDALGRAETCRNSVRSVRPGGTHVQVGLTTDAERGEVSLPTDWMTRWEVSFVGSRGMPPTRYDELFGLVESGAVTPEALVTREVSLGEVSERLAAMTDYGTVGVEVVTEF from the coding sequence ATGCGCGCCGCTGTCCTCACCGAGTACGGAGAGCCGTTGTCGATTCGCTCCCTCGACGCCCCGAGTCCGACGCCGGAGGGCGTCGTCGTCAGGGTCGAGGCGTGCGGCATCTGTCGGAGCGACTGGCACGCCTGGCAGGGCCACGGTGAGTGGGCCGACGACCGGGTCCCGCGGGGGCAGGTCCTCGGACACGAACCCGCAGGGACGGTCGTCGAGGTGGGCGACCAAGTCCGCCGTTACGAGGTGGGTGACCGGGTCGCGGTCCCGTTCAACCTCGGCGACGGTTCCTGCTCGCGCTGTCTCTCCGGCCACGGGAATCGCTGTGCCGACGGGCACGCACTCGGGTTCGAGTCGGCGGCCCCCGGCGCGTTCGCCGAGCGAGTCCACGTTCCCCGCGCCGACTACAACCTGCTCGCGCTCCCCGACGGAGTCGACCCGGTCGACGTCGCGGCGCTCGGCTGTCGGTTCATGACTGCGTATCACGCGCTGGCTCACCGGGTGTCGCTCCCGCCGGGGTCGTGGGTCGCGGTCCACGGCTGTGGGGGCGTCGGCCTCTCCGCGCTCTCGGTCGCCAGCGCGGCCGGCCACCGGACGGTCGCCGTCGACGTCCGAGACGAGGCGCTCGCGCTCGCGGCCGAAGTGGGTGCCACCGTCACCGTCGACGCCTCCAGGGCCGACGCTGTCGACGAGATACGGGCGGTGACAGACGGCGGAGCGGACGTCTCACTCGACGCGCTCGGTCGCGCAGAGACCTGTCGGAACTCCGTCCGTTCGGTTCGGCCCGGCGGCACACACGTCCAGGTCGGCCTCACCACGGACGCGGAACGAGGCGAGGTGTCGCTACCGACGGACTGGATGACCCGCTGGGAGGTGTCGTTCGTCGGGTCGCGCGGGATGCCGCCGACGCGGTACGACGAACTGTTCGGCCTCGTCGAGAGCGGTGCCGTCACCCCCGAGGCGCTCGTCACCCGCGAAGTCTCGCTCGGCGAGGTCTCTGAGC